The Mesomycoplasma ovipneumoniae genome includes a region encoding these proteins:
- a CDS encoding endonuclease/exonuclease/phosphatase family protein yields the protein MKKAILFPLLFAGSAAAAGAGGYYIYSTSTGEQTGKGVIINKSSQTSPKKDLSASVGETQKQNQNQEQIQEPEENVETDLSDLVEETKKQDQNPQKNPEPEKNVETGLSATVDETKNQDQNQDQNQEQNQEKTPELEKNVEKDLSGSVKETQKQEQNQEKTPEPEKNVEKDLSNSVDETPKQNQNPEKTPELEKNVETDLSATVDETQKQNQNPQKTQELEENVEKEFPTSINKTENQKENQQNTQEPEKNMQKDNNQSIRLGFWNVKDYTNKINSKKQTNTAKTFAIANVINSSGSDVVGLAEITTTGDGVDIVKELEKLNPTAGWKQMTTSKYGKTNHEEKYTFLYKSSLLEMINFEENSNPYLIQDSTKLTWTRPVAAVKFQTKTNIKNDFTLVIGHFDTAGPYKKSKKNRKEEPDSEAPKQGQQEAGEARDLANVLNEIDKKDGLNNEIIFMGDTNILAENTEKLFDSTLKSYRLLLNKDEKTSLSSKNFGEYANSYDKIFYKGNLNTKNAQKYDLYSIFEKNIVNVEEYDKMRNQDKRETKYKSGDPKDIKRITGISNHTMVYFDLELSESDKD from the coding sequence ATGAAAAAAGCTATTTTATTCCCACTTCTTTTTGCAGGATCGGCGGCAGCTGCTGGTGCTGGTGGATATTATATTTATAGTACATCTACCGGAGAACAAACTGGAAAGGGAGTTATTATAAATAAAAGTAGTCAAACATCACCTAAAAAAGACTTGTCTGCCTCGGTTGGTGAGACTCAAAAGCAAAACCAAAATCAAGAACAAATCCAAGAACCTGAAGAAAATGTAGAAACAGACTTGTCCGATTTGGTTGAAGAGACTAAAAAGCAAGATCAAAATCCACAAAAAAATCCAGAACCTGAAAAAAATGTAGAAACAGGCTTGTCTGCTACAGTTGATGAGACTAAAAATCAAGATCAAAATCAAGATCAAAATCAAGAGCAAAATCAGGAAAAAACTCCAGAACTTGAAAAAAATGTAGAAAAAGATTTGTCTGGCTCTGTTAAAGAAACTCAAAAACAAGAGCAAAATCAGGAAAAAACTCCAGAACCTGAAAAAAATGTAGAAAAAGATTTGTCCAATTCAGTTGATGAGACTCCAAAACAAAATCAAAATCCAGAAAAAACTCCAGAACTTGAAAAAAATGTAGAAACAGACTTGTCTGCTACAGTTGATGAGACTCAAAAGCAAAACCAAAATCCACAAAAAACCCAAGAACTTGAAGAAAATGTAGAAAAAGAATTTCCAACCTCGATCAACAAGACTGAAAACCAAAAGGAAAATCAGCAAAACACTCAAGAACCTGAAAAAAATATGCAAAAAGATAATAACCAATCAATTCGCTTAGGTTTTTGAAACGTTAAAGATTACACAAACAAAATAAATAGTAAAAAACAAACAAATACCGCCAAAACTTTTGCTATTGCTAATGTTATAAACTCTTCTGGAAGTGATGTTGTTGGACTTGCCGAAATTACCACAACTGGTGATGGGGTTGATATTGTAAAGGAACTTGAAAAATTAAACCCCACAGCTGGTTGAAAACAAATGACTACTAGCAAGTATGGGAAAACAAACCATGAAGAAAAATACACCTTTTTATACAAATCTTCGCTTCTTGAAATGATAAATTTTGAAGAAAATTCTAATCCATACTTAATTCAAGACAGTACAAAATTGACATGAACTCGACCGGTTGCTGCTGTCAAATTTCAAACCAAAACTAATATTAAAAATGATTTTACTTTAGTAATTGGCCATTTCGATACCGCGGGACCATATAAAAAATCTAAGAAAAATCGTAAGGAAGAACCTGATTCTGAAGCTCCCAAACAAGGTCAACAAGAAGCGGGTGAAGCACGTGATTTAGCTAATGTTTTAAATGAAATTGACAAAAAAGATGGCTTAAATAATGAAATAATTTTCATGGGTGACACAAATATTCTCGCTGAAAACACCGAAAAATTATTTGACTCAACATTAAAGTCATACCGTTTACTCCTTAATAAAGATGAAAAAACAAGTTTATCTTCTAAAAATTTTGGTGAATATGCAAATTCTTATGACAAAATTTTTTATAAAGGTAATTTAAATACAAAAAATGCACAAAAATATGACTTGTATTCAATTTTTGAGAAAAATATAGTTAATGTAGAAGAATATGACAAAATGCGAAATCAAGATAAGAGAGAAACAAAGTATAAATCTGGTGATCCAAAAGATATAAAAAGAATTACAGGAATTTCAAACCATACAATGGTTTATTTTGACCTTGAATTAAGTGAATCTGACAAAGATTAA
- a CDS encoding endonuclease/exonuclease/phosphatase family protein: MKKSILFPLIFAGSAAAIGAGAYFIYNSSTGEQTGKGVVINKSETLPKNDLTGATDETEKQNQNQEKSQEPGKNVENDSSSLSDESQKPNQNQQKSPEPEKNLQNNNIQSIRVGFWNVLNYTNKSKNPNSAKTYALANVINSSGSDVVGLAEITSTGDGTDIIKELEKLNPSAGWKEITTNEYGKEKQREKYTFLYKSSLLETINFEGKSNPYLIQEGKNLTWARPVAAVKFKTKTNIKNDFTFAIGHFDAPGNKSKSRKEKADPEASGQGEQEANEARDLVNVLAEIDKKDGPNNEIIFMGDTNIRTENTDKLFKSTLESYRLLLNKDEKTSLSSKNFGEYANSYDKIFYKGDLKTKNAQKYNIFSIFEKNVVDLEKYDKMRKQDGRSINYKTTNPKDIDRIRGISDHTMVYFDLELSESDKD; encoded by the coding sequence ATGAAGAAATCTATTTTATTCCCGCTTATTTTTGCAGGATCGGCGGCAGCTATTGGCGCTGGTGCATATTTTATTTATAATTCATCTACCGGAGAACAAACTGGAAAGGGAGTTGTTATAAATAAAAGTGAAACATTGCCTAAAAATGACTTGACCGGCGCGACTGATGAGACTGAAAAGCAAAACCAAAATCAAGAAAAAAGCCAAGAACCTGGAAAAAATGTAGAAAATGACTCATCCTCATTAAGCGATGAGTCTCAAAAGCCAAACCAAAATCAACAAAAAAGTCCAGAACCTGAAAAAAATCTGCAAAATAATAATATCCAATCAATTCGTGTTGGTTTTTGAAACGTTTTAAATTACACAAATAAATCAAAAAATCCAAATAGTGCAAAAACTTATGCTCTTGCTAATGTTATAAATTCTTCCGGAAGTGATGTTGTTGGTCTTGCTGAAATTACTTCAACTGGTGATGGGACTGATATTATAAAAGAACTTGAAAAATTAAATCCCTCCGCTGGTTGAAAAGAAATAACTACTAACGAATATGGGAAAGAAAAGCAACGAGAAAAATATACTTTTTTATATAAGTCTTCGCTTCTTGAAACAATAAATTTTGAGGGAAAATCTAATCCATACTTAATTCAAGAAGGAAAAAATTTGACATGAGCTCGACCAGTTGCGGCTGTTAAATTTAAAACTAAAACCAATATTAAAAATGATTTTACTTTTGCAATTGGACATTTTGATGCGCCGGGTAATAAAAGTAAAAGTCGTAAGGAAAAGGCTGATCCTGAAGCTTCTGGTCAAGGTGAACAAGAAGCAAATGAAGCTCGTGATTTAGTTAATGTTTTAGCTGAAATTGACAAAAAAGATGGACCAAACAATGAAATAATCTTCATGGGTGACACAAATATTCGCACTGAAAACACTGATAAATTATTTAAGTCAACATTAGAATCATACCGTTTGCTCCTTAATAAAGATGAAAAAACAAGTTTATCTTCTAAAAATTTTGGCGAATATGCAAATTCTTATGACAAAATTTTTTATAAAGGAGATTTAAAGACAAAAAATGCGCAAAAATACAACATATTTTCAATTTTCGAGAAAAATGTAGTCGATTTAGAAAAATATGACAAAATGCGCAAACAAGATGGTAGATCAATAAATTATAAAACTACCAACCCAAAAGATATAGATAGAATTAGGGGAATTTCAGATCATACAATGGTTTATTTTGACCTTGAATTAAGCGAATCTGACAAAGATTAA
- a CDS encoding 5'-3' exonuclease has protein sequence MNKKILLIDGNWLAFKSFFAGYYGNQLVNSKGDMTFAIHIFFNTVFKLIKLVEPNNIYFAFDFGSTTSRHQSYPDYKKGRQKPPDSLFLQINIIKKILSLSGFFWSQDSEFEADDLIASMQKIIRNTDPETEIFIFSSDQDLLQLVDEKTTIINKIKNDSINAVNLENFHQNFGINPEQIVDFKVLAGDSSDNIKIIDGLGTKGAIKLLEKYKNVDNILENLDKISAKLSKQIEEKRDKIVFFRDFIRLNYGAKFNFDIFESLNIKICPDLLEILNELELKKVSDALIELSKRKIY, from the coding sequence ATGAATAAAAAAATTTTGCTAATTGATGGAAATTGACTTGCTTTTAAGTCATTTTTTGCTGGCTACTACGGAAATCAGCTAGTTAATTCTAAAGGTGATATGACTTTTGCAATTCATATTTTTTTTAATACTGTTTTTAAATTAATTAAACTTGTTGAGCCAAACAATATTTATTTTGCATTTGATTTTGGCTCAACAACTAGTCGTCACCAAAGCTATCCTGATTACAAAAAAGGTAGACAAAAACCGCCTGATTCTTTATTTCTTCAAATAAATATAATCAAAAAAATCCTTAGTTTATCAGGGTTTTTTTGATCACAGGACAGCGAATTTGAGGCTGATGATTTAATTGCATCTATGCAAAAAATAATAAGAAATACCGATCCTGAAACAGAAATTTTCATTTTTAGTTCAGATCAAGATTTACTACAATTAGTTGATGAAAAAACAACTATTATTAATAAAATTAAAAATGATTCTATTAATGCAGTTAATTTGGAAAATTTTCACCAGAATTTTGGGATTAATCCTGAGCAAATCGTTGATTTTAAGGTTTTAGCAGGTGATAGTTCTGATAATATTAAGATAATTGATGGTCTAGGAACAAAAGGTGCAATAAAATTACTAGAAAAATATAAAAATGTAGATAACATTTTGGAAAATCTTGATAAAATTAGTGCAAAATTGTCAAAACAGATCGAGGAAAAAAGGGACAAAATAGTGTTTTTTAGAGATTTTATTAGATTAAATTATGGTGCCAAATTTAATTTTGATATTTTTGAAAGTTTAAATATCAAAATTTGTCCTGATTTACTAGAAATTTTAAACGAACTTGAGTTAAAAAAAGTTAGTGATGCTCTAATTGAATTATCTAAAAGGAAAATTTATTAA
- the dnaE gene encoding DNA polymerase III subunit alpha, producing MNLINLHTRSEYTFLSSTIKLDSLIDFALKNDLKTLVLTDFNTMFGVPKFYKLCKENGINPVIGLEIEIEKFHFILLAKNYQGYVFLSTISTKKTKNEDIFLSDLQNQDNIIIIDHPKKGFYWQKKVQLSTFLGQNNLKNYYIVENNPKISNAIYVQERNVLHASEKIYLEALYKIKGEIFDASQKLYDFDDWEVEIEPEIIKRTNGLVENIKIEFPKFGINLPNLDQTGQDDPDIILKNVLIEAINKKRAELENYNYSSRLKYEYKIISELKFSNYFLIIWDLLKWARKNNILIGPGRGSASGSLIAYLLDITAVNPLKYNLIFERFLNPKRISMPDIDIDIQDTRRNEVIDYLFQKYGPEHCATIITFSTLAAKSIFRDISKGFGIPEVQINKNAKLISANMTLAQIYQNTKSEFYKLIQKGDNFQGQDNSAIYKKIYEISVFLEGMPRQSSTHAAGIVLSKTPISELVPLHYSKENLNQIQYSAEFIEDFSLLKIDLLGLKNLTIVANILAEINKKGHNLQFSELPIYDKSANKLLSEGKTSGIFQLESPGMTASIIKIGVNSINDVVAVISLYRPGPIKQIPTYAQNKKSRNWPKYFHEYDKILESTFGVIIYQEQIMEICQVVAGFDLAQADIIRVAISKKDESKLEQIKKHFLEGGAKLGRDPKLVAEIYDKIYEFADYGFNKAHAVAYANLAYKMAYLKAKFPLYFFAELISNENGAQANIKKYVQEANNFGIQILQPNINFSSHKATYFEQNNRIYLPLLMIKGLGTIAIKSIIDERQKNGKYKSFLDFIRRMKIINFSKVAIEKLIYANSLKEFANQETLAHNLDLLWNHATLVLTDKDGNLVALENNSETESNLLEKLPYNEDENYENEIKYLGMSFIEKKQASVIGNHTPLKDLRPNNEYLLYLEFENVEKRVAANGFPLRYLILTDGEKTIEAYAGHLDYRSLELGKTYKFKLFLKNDGKYTIKQILTK from the coding sequence ATGAATCTAATAAATTTACACACAAGAAGCGAATATACATTTTTATCATCAACAATCAAATTAGACTCACTAATTGATTTTGCGCTAAAAAATGATCTAAAAACATTGGTTCTAACTGATTTTAACACAATGTTTGGGGTTCCAAAGTTCTACAAATTATGTAAGGAAAACGGGATTAATCCTGTAATTGGCCTTGAAATTGAAATTGAAAAATTTCATTTTATTTTGCTTGCAAAAAACTATCAAGGCTATGTTTTTTTGTCGACAATCTCGACCAAAAAAACAAAAAATGAGGACATTTTTCTTAGTGATTTACAAAATCAAGACAATATAATTATTATTGACCACCCCAAAAAAGGTTTTTACTGGCAAAAAAAGGTGCAATTGTCAACCTTTTTAGGCCAAAATAATTTAAAAAACTACTATATTGTCGAAAATAATCCCAAAATTAGCAATGCAATTTATGTGCAAGAACGAAATGTACTTCATGCATCAGAGAAAATTTATTTAGAAGCCCTTTATAAAATCAAAGGCGAAATTTTTGATGCTAGCCAAAAATTGTACGATTTTGATGACTGAGAAGTTGAAATTGAACCTGAAATTATCAAGAGAACCAACGGTCTTGTTGAAAATATTAAAATTGAATTTCCTAAATTTGGCATTAATTTACCAAATTTAGACCAGACTGGCCAAGATGATCCTGATATTATTTTAAAAAATGTTCTAATTGAAGCAATAAACAAAAAAAGAGCTGAACTTGAAAATTACAACTACTCCTCAAGGTTAAAATATGAATATAAAATAATTTCTGAACTAAAATTCAGTAACTATTTTTTGATAATTTGGGATTTACTTAAATGAGCAAGAAAAAATAATATTCTAATTGGGCCAGGTCGAGGTTCGGCTTCTGGATCACTTATTGCTTATTTATTAGATATTACCGCCGTTAATCCTTTGAAATACAACCTAATTTTTGAAAGGTTTTTGAATCCTAAACGAATTTCAATGCCCGATATTGACATTGATATTCAAGATACTCGTCGAAATGAGGTAATTGATTATCTTTTTCAAAAATACGGTCCTGAGCATTGTGCGACAATTATCACTTTTTCGACACTTGCGGCAAAAAGTATTTTTCGCGATATTTCAAAAGGTTTTGGTATTCCTGAGGTTCAAATTAATAAAAACGCTAAATTAATTAGTGCAAATATGACACTAGCTCAAATTTATCAAAACACTAAGTCCGAATTTTACAAACTAATCCAAAAAGGTGATAATTTTCAAGGTCAAGACAACAGTGCAATTTACAAAAAAATCTATGAAATCAGTGTCTTTTTAGAAGGAATGCCCCGTCAGTCCTCAACTCATGCAGCCGGAATTGTGCTTTCAAAAACACCAATTTCTGAGCTAGTTCCGCTTCATTATTCAAAGGAAAATCTTAATCAGATTCAGTATTCTGCTGAATTTATTGAAGATTTTTCACTTTTGAAAATTGACCTTTTAGGTCTAAAAAACTTGACTATTGTTGCAAATATTCTTGCCGAAATTAATAAAAAAGGTCACAATTTGCAATTTAGTGAGCTTCCAATCTATGATAAAAGTGCAAATAAGCTTTTATCTGAAGGAAAAACAAGCGGAATTTTCCAACTTGAGTCGCCTGGAATGACAGCAAGTATTATAAAAATCGGTGTTAATTCAATTAATGATGTTGTTGCGGTAATTTCGCTTTATCGACCTGGGCCAATCAAGCAAATTCCGACCTATGCGCAAAACAAAAAAAGTAGAAATTGACCTAAATATTTTCACGAATATGACAAAATTCTTGAGTCAACTTTTGGAGTTATTATTTACCAAGAGCAAATTATGGAAATTTGTCAAGTTGTTGCAGGTTTTGATTTGGCTCAGGCAGATATAATTCGTGTTGCTATTTCCAAAAAAGATGAATCAAAACTGGAACAAATTAAGAAACACTTCCTTGAAGGAGGTGCTAAATTAGGGCGTGATCCTAAATTAGTCGCTGAAATTTATGATAAAATTTATGAATTTGCTGACTATGGTTTTAATAAAGCCCACGCGGTTGCCTATGCAAATTTAGCCTATAAAATGGCGTATTTAAAAGCTAAATTTCCCCTTTATTTTTTTGCTGAACTTATTTCAAATGAAAACGGGGCTCAGGCAAATATTAAAAAATATGTCCAAGAAGCAAATAATTTTGGAATCCAGATTTTACAGCCAAATATTAACTTTTCGTCCCACAAGGCGACTTATTTTGAACAAAATAACAGGATTTACCTTCCACTTTTAATGATAAAAGGTCTTGGAACAATCGCAATTAAATCAATTATTGACGAACGCCAAAAAAATGGAAAATACAAGTCTTTCCTTGATTTTATAAGGCGAATGAAAATAATTAATTTTTCAAAAGTTGCAATTGAAAAATTAATTTATGCAAATTCACTAAAAGAATTTGCAAATCAAGAAACACTAGCTCATAATTTAGATTTGCTTTGAAATCATGCTACTTTAGTCTTAACTGACAAAGACGGAAATTTGGTTGCCCTTGAAAATAATAGCGAAACTGAGTCAAATTTGCTTGAAAAACTACCTTATAATGAAGATGAAAACTACGAAAATGAAATAAAATATCTCGGAATGTCATTTATTGAAAAAAAGCAGGCATCGGTTATTGGAAATCATACTCCACTTAAAGATTTGAGACCTAATAATGAATATTTATTATATCTTGAGTTTGAAAATGTAGAAAAACGTGTTGCAGCGAATGGATTTCCACTTCGCTATCTAATTCTAACAGATGGAGAAAAAACAATTGAGGCCTATGCAGGCCATTTAGATTATCGTTCCCTTGAATTAGGAAAAACCTATAAATTTAAGTTATTTTTAAAAAATGATGGAAAATATACAATAAAACAAATATTAACAAAATAA
- a CDS encoding ribosome-binding factor A, which produces MSVSHEKRQTYYHQLISKIIDSHFSERMPIAVNWVRLSGDNSHLFIYLEFEYDEDKFLGEIIKAEKFIRLKFGNLLEGFKVPELHFKLDPVAKRVDEMDKIFARIKSQDENDEKN; this is translated from the coding sequence ATGTCTGTTAGTCATGAAAAACGGCAAACTTATTATCACCAGTTGATTTCAAAAATTATCGACTCACATTTTTCTGAAAGAATGCCAATTGCTGTAAATTGAGTTCGACTTTCAGGTGATAATTCTCATCTTTTTATCTATTTAGAGTTCGAATATGATGAAGATAAGTTTCTAGGCGAAATTATTAAAGCTGAAAAATTTATACGACTCAAATTTGGTAACCTTCTTGAAGGATTTAAGGTTCCAGAACTGCACTTTAAACTTGATCCGGTTGCAAAACGTGTCGATGAAATGGACAAAATTTTTGCTAGAATCAAATCTCAAGATGAAAATGATGAAAAAAACTAA